A single window of Pedosphaera parvula Ellin514 DNA harbors:
- a CDS encoding HEAT repeat domain-containing protein translates to MTKRLGRLAAGLTIGIILLLGCVYALTRAIGDQPELYEGRSLEWWHAQLKGTDLVASNHACEVFLTKIEPRLVYQMTHDTNDSQLRLTAIDYLNSLPGISIYYTRADKRRFCAGVALGDCGVLARETFPTLVQFVKGPDRAIRAPAARALGLIHEDPNRVIPVLISCLDDSQDELVLAAAESLGRFGTNSTPAIPKLLPLLKNHDKEFQMIIPGVIQKIDPVALSRSTAK, encoded by the coding sequence GTGACTAAACGGCTTGGCAGATTGGCAGCGGGCTTGACGATTGGAATCATCCTGTTGCTGGGATGTGTATATGCTTTGACCAGGGCCATTGGGGATCAGCCGGAATTGTATGAAGGCAGATCGCTGGAATGGTGGCATGCCCAACTAAAGGGAACGGACCTTGTCGCCAGCAATCATGCCTGTGAAGTCTTTCTCACGAAAATCGAACCCCGCCTTGTTTATCAGATGACTCACGATACGAACGATTCTCAACTCAGACTGACAGCCATTGATTACCTTAATTCTTTGCCCGGAATTTCCATCTATTATACCCGCGCTGATAAGCGTCGGTTTTGTGCCGGTGTTGCCTTGGGGGATTGTGGGGTTCTGGCCAGGGAAACTTTTCCTACCCTCGTTCAGTTCGTAAAGGGACCGGACAGGGCCATCCGCGCCCCCGCCGCCCGCGCGCTGGGGTTGATCCATGAAGATCCCAATCGCGTTATCCCGGTCCTCATTTCCTGTCTGGACGATTCACAGGACGAACTGGTCCTTGCCGCGGCCGAATCACTTGGCAGGTTTGGAACAAATTCAACACCAGCGATTCCGAAGTTGCTCCCGCTTCTGAAAAATCATGACAAGGAATTCCAAATGATCATCCCGGGCGTGATTCAAAAAATTGATCCCGTCGCGCTTTCCCGCTCCACAGCCAAATAG
- a CDS encoding DHA2 family efflux MFS transporter permease subunit, which translates to MPPQKPDAGQLWKPSHNPWLIAVSVMLATFMEVLDTSVANVALPHIAGSLAASTEQSTWVLTSYLISNAIVLPITGWLANRFGRKSLLLVCIMIFTISSALCGMATSLGFLIVARIIQGAGGGALQPISQAVLLESFPPAKRGQAMAVFAMGVVVAPILGPTLGGWITDNYSWRWIFYINIPIGALAVFMCQAFVQDPPYIQRARTSVDWYGFAFLALWLGTLQVVLDKGQEVDWFASGWILWFSIISGCSLIAFVIRELTTDHPIVDLCIFKNRNFAVGVSLMAVVGAVLYGTTAAIPLFLQTLLPFPALQAGIALSPRGMAAFVGSIIVGRLVGKVKNRVMIGFGFATLAVSSFMLGRINLDIGMAYIIWPSIINGIALSFIFVPLTTATMGHLEQHLIGNATGIFNLMRNLGGSFGISAVQTLIARRAQIHQALMVHNLTPYDPAFVQALQGAQAALSAHASPVDAQHQALGLINNMLQQQASLWAFVDNFRIFGFLCLACIPLVFLFKKVKAKPGAIPMH; encoded by the coding sequence ATGCCCCCGCAAAAGCCTGATGCCGGCCAACTGTGGAAACCGAGCCATAACCCCTGGCTCATCGCTGTCTCGGTCATGTTGGCGACGTTCATGGAGGTGCTCGACACTTCTGTGGCCAATGTTGCCCTGCCGCATATTGCCGGCAGTCTCGCGGCCAGCACGGAACAATCGACCTGGGTGTTGACCAGCTATCTCATCTCCAATGCCATCGTTTTGCCCATCACCGGCTGGCTGGCAAATCGTTTCGGTCGGAAGTCCCTTCTTTTAGTTTGCATCATGATCTTTACCATTTCCTCTGCGCTCTGTGGCATGGCAACCAGTCTCGGATTTTTAATTGTCGCCCGCATCATCCAGGGCGCGGGTGGCGGCGCTTTGCAACCCATTTCACAGGCAGTTTTACTCGAAAGCTTTCCTCCGGCTAAACGTGGACAGGCCATGGCGGTATTCGCCATGGGCGTCGTGGTCGCTCCAATTCTCGGGCCAACTCTCGGTGGCTGGATTACCGATAACTACTCCTGGCGATGGATTTTCTACATCAACATACCGATCGGTGCGTTGGCCGTTTTTATGTGCCAGGCATTCGTGCAGGATCCTCCTTATATTCAAAGGGCCAGGACGAGTGTGGATTGGTATGGCTTCGCCTTCCTGGCTCTCTGGCTGGGTACCCTTCAGGTGGTTCTCGACAAGGGCCAGGAGGTAGACTGGTTCGCTTCCGGTTGGATTCTCTGGTTCAGCATCATTTCCGGCTGCTCTCTCATCGCCTTCGTGATTCGCGAACTAACCACCGACCACCCCATTGTGGATCTCTGTATTTTCAAAAACCGCAACTTCGCGGTCGGCGTCTCTCTCATGGCCGTGGTGGGCGCAGTGCTCTACGGCACCACGGCCGCCATACCACTGTTTCTTCAGACCTTGCTTCCCTTCCCGGCCCTGCAGGCTGGAATAGCCCTCAGCCCGCGCGGCATGGCCGCCTTCGTCGGCAGCATCATCGTCGGACGATTGGTGGGAAAAGTAAAAAACCGGGTCATGATTGGCTTCGGCTTTGCCACGCTCGCGGTATCGTCTTTCATGCTCGGTCGAATCAACCTCGACATCGGCATGGCTTACATTATCTGGCCTTCAATTATCAATGGCATCGCCCTGAGCTTTATTTTCGTCCCGCTCACCACCGCCACCATGGGGCACTTGGAACAGCACCTTATTGGCAACGCCACCGGCATCTTCAATCTCATGCGCAATCTGGGCGGCAGCTTCGGTATCTCTGCGGTGCAAACACTCATCGCCCGCCGCGCACAAATACATCAGGCGCTCATGGTTCACAATCTCACCCCTTATGATCCCGCTTTCGTTCAAGCTCTGCAAGGCGCTCAAGCTGCCCTCAGTGCACATGCCAGTCCGGTCGATGCCCAACATCAAGCCTTGGGACTCATCAACAACATGCTGCAACAGCAAGCCTCGCTTTGGGCTTTCGTCGATAATTTCCGCATCTTCGGCTTTCTCTGCCTGGCCTGTATTCCCCTGGTATTCCTGTTCAAGAAAGTAAAAGCAAAACCCGGCGCCATTCCGATGCACTAA
- a CDS encoding sensor histidine kinase, with the protein MTENTAGIWHAWFPARGADGTIEDWIGTATDIHDFKVAQEQLRRSEERFRMLVVASSHCVWRHCLDQTKQSEAQPEADRWWNELTGQEPEQSRGWGWLEAVHPEDKERVRKDFERALQEGRDYIIDYRVCRKDGQWRWLSVRGIPFRDESGVLQEWAGTISDITEQRLVENALREAEARQRAILEHLPVGVWFINQEGKIIYGNPAAKNIWSDVRYVGVDQFGEYKAWRHGTDQRITGEEWGGARSFRTGKVILDEVVDIESFDGLRKVLANATVPVVEGGKVMGVVVLNHDITERVRTTEALREIQELLQSRAKHLEKLVQERTVKLQETIGDLEAFSYSISHDLRAPLRSMQGFAQALQEDCGNKVGPEGSDYLRRITTSASRMDRLIQDVLIFSRASQVELKMETVDLEKLIRGIVESYPNLQLSQAEIVIDGPIPMVSANEAALTQCISNLLGNAVKFVSPGMGPKVCIWAEERSDRVRLWFEDNGIGIPKNAQEKIFGIFQKLNKDHEGTGIGLAIVRKAAERMNGRVGVESEAGQGSRFWLELQKG; encoded by the coding sequence ATGACGGAGAATACCGCTGGCATATGGCACGCGTGGTTCCCAGCAAGGGGAGCTGACGGCACGATAGAAGACTGGATTGGGACGGCGACAGACATTCATGATTTCAAGGTTGCACAGGAGCAGTTGAGACGAAGCGAGGAGCGATTCCGCATGTTGGTGGTGGCCAGCAGTCATTGTGTTTGGCGGCATTGTCTCGATCAAACGAAGCAGTCCGAGGCGCAGCCGGAAGCAGACCGCTGGTGGAATGAATTAACCGGTCAAGAACCAGAGCAGTCACGAGGATGGGGTTGGCTGGAAGCGGTGCATCCCGAGGACAAGGAACGTGTGCGAAAGGATTTTGAGCGGGCCTTACAGGAGGGACGAGACTATATCATCGACTACCGCGTTTGCCGCAAAGATGGCCAGTGGCGGTGGCTGTCAGTGCGCGGGATTCCATTCAGGGATGAGAGTGGAGTTTTGCAGGAATGGGCAGGCACAATCTCAGATATCACGGAGCAACGATTGGTTGAGAATGCCTTGCGCGAGGCTGAGGCACGGCAGCGTGCAATTTTGGAACATTTGCCGGTGGGAGTCTGGTTCATCAACCAGGAAGGGAAAATTATTTATGGAAACCCCGCCGCCAAGAATATTTGGAGCGACGTCCGATACGTTGGCGTCGATCAGTTTGGCGAATATAAGGCGTGGCGTCACGGAACCGACCAGCGGATTACCGGGGAAGAATGGGGCGGCGCACGCAGCTTTCGAACCGGCAAAGTCATTCTTGATGAAGTGGTGGATATCGAGAGTTTTGATGGCTTAAGGAAAGTTTTGGCGAATGCCACGGTGCCAGTGGTGGAAGGTGGAAAAGTGATGGGTGTCGTGGTTTTGAACCATGATATCACTGAGCGAGTTCGCACCACGGAAGCATTGCGGGAAATCCAGGAATTGTTGCAATCACGAGCCAAGCATCTGGAAAAGCTGGTGCAGGAGCGGACTGTGAAATTGCAGGAAACGATTGGCGACCTGGAAGCTTTTTCTTACAGCATATCACATGATTTAAGAGCCCCGTTGCGTTCGATGCAGGGATTTGCACAGGCGTTGCAGGAGGATTGCGGAAACAAAGTGGGACCAGAGGGGAGCGATTACCTCCGGCGGATCACAACATCGGCGAGCCGCATGGATCGCTTGATCCAGGATGTGCTGATATTCAGCAGGGCATCGCAGGTGGAATTAAAAATGGAAACCGTGGATCTTGAGAAGCTGATTCGCGGAATAGTTGAAAGCTATCCCAACCTGCAGCTTTCGCAGGCGGAGATTGTCATCGATGGTCCAATTCCGATGGTGAGCGCCAACGAAGCCGCCTTGACACAGTGTATTTCCAACCTGCTGGGCAACGCGGTCAAGTTTGTGAGTCCGGGGATGGGGCCGAAGGTGTGCATTTGGGCGGAAGAAAGAAGTGATCGGGTGCGACTATGGTTTGAAGACAACGGAATTGGCATCCCCAAGAATGCACAGGAGAAGATTTTTGGAATATTCCAGAAGCTAAATAAGGACCACGAAGGAACCGGGATTGGATTGGCAATTGTGCGTAAGGCGGCGGAACGGATGAACGGCAGGGTGGGAGTGGAGTCTGAAGCCGGCCAGGGTAGCAGATTCTGGCTGGAATTGCAGAAAGGTTAG
- a CDS encoding acyloxyacyl hydrolase → MENRISGLALTLLTLGSGVISAQAEDSQAPPVLHLQQDSRLSLDQSPEHGIWKAGTGEGFKAGTKEAGFAFGAGLGMSIFGSKQAHDLALGKIHYGWIFTDVLGEEHWYRGNWELLGEGFGGVQYRPHHAYVAGGTAIFRYDFATGTCFIPFVDIGGGLTATDIGKPDLGGTFQFNLQAGGGVNYFWRDNSAITFEYRLLHISNAGIERPNLGLNTSMFYLGMSWFF, encoded by the coding sequence ATGGAAAATAGGATATCAGGGCTCGCGTTGACATTGTTGACTTTAGGGAGCGGAGTAATCAGCGCTCAGGCAGAAGATTCCCAAGCGCCGCCGGTGCTCCATCTACAACAGGATTCCAGATTAAGCCTGGATCAATCCCCGGAGCATGGAATTTGGAAGGCGGGCACGGGTGAAGGATTCAAAGCCGGAACGAAGGAAGCGGGTTTTGCATTTGGAGCCGGTTTGGGCATGTCGATTTTTGGCAGCAAACAGGCGCATGACCTGGCCTTGGGAAAAATCCATTATGGCTGGATTTTTACCGATGTGTTGGGTGAGGAGCATTGGTATCGCGGCAACTGGGAATTGTTGGGAGAGGGTTTTGGCGGGGTGCAATACCGTCCGCATCATGCGTATGTGGCTGGAGGTACGGCCATTTTTAGATACGATTTTGCGACCGGGACCTGTTTCATTCCATTCGTTGACATTGGGGGTGGTCTTACGGCGACAGATATTGGGAAGCCGGATTTGGGGGGCACTTTCCAATTTAATCTGCAGGCCGGAGGCGGCGTAAATTATTTTTGGCGGGACAATTCAGCCATCACCTTCGAATATCGGTTGCTGCACATCTCCAATGCGGGAATTGAGCGACCTAACCTCGGCCTGAACACCAGCATGTTTTACCTGGGTATGAGCTGGTTTTTTTAA
- a CDS encoding PAS domain-containing protein, translated as MNSSFSTSDHGQPEHRAATGTMTGHERGLVAEAEAVKKQLEMVMNSVSDMCLMLDKELRYTYVNDRMLQASGMLREQIVGRLLTEVFPDAAGTLLETELKRVIEQQVPVQFEYYHESYKRWFENRAFPTPEGLTLLTTEITEQKQAAEVLRASEERFRTLINCMHQQVWINDPAGEKLYVNERWYAYIGEDPRNKNWNWSDFVHPDDMATTFQARGAGISKGAAYELQYRLRRHDGEYRWHMARVVPSKGS; from the coding sequence ATGAACAGCAGTTTTTCGACTTCAGACCATGGTCAGCCGGAACATAGGGCGGCAACTGGAACCATGACCGGGCATGAAAGGGGACTGGTGGCGGAGGCAGAGGCGGTGAAGAAGCAGCTGGAAATGGTGATGAACAGTGTCAGCGACATGTGCCTCATGCTGGACAAGGAGTTGCGCTATACCTACGTGAATGACCGCATGTTGCAGGCCAGCGGGATGTTGCGTGAGCAAATAGTGGGCAGGCTGCTGACCGAGGTGTTTCCAGATGCGGCAGGCACACTGTTGGAGACTGAACTGAAGAGGGTCATCGAACAACAAGTGCCGGTGCAGTTTGAATACTATCACGAGTCGTATAAACGATGGTTTGAGAACCGGGCCTTTCCCACGCCTGAAGGGTTGACGCTACTAACGACGGAGATCACCGAACAGAAGCAGGCGGCGGAGGTGTTGCGAGCCAGTGAAGAGCGGTTCCGCACGCTCATCAATTGCATGCACCAACAAGTCTGGATCAATGATCCGGCTGGTGAAAAACTCTACGTCAACGAGCGTTGGTATGCCTATATAGGAGAAGATCCGCGAAATAAGAATTGGAATTGGTCGGACTTTGTTCATCCGGATGACATGGCGACAACCTTCCAGGCCCGAGGTGCCGGCATATCGAAAGGAGCGGCATACGAACTGCAGTATCGACTCAGGAGGCATGACGGAGAATACCGCTGGCATATGGCACGCGTGGTTCCCAGCAAGGGGAGCTGA
- the dnaE gene encoding DNA polymerase III subunit alpha, with product MRATEGEMRARAIVHLDADAFFASVEQAADARLRGKAMAVGGEKRGIIASASYEARKFGVYTPMPTVRARKLCPKLIIVPGDFEKYERFSRWMFSYAYDFTPEVEISSIDEGYFDLTGARKSPLEIAEIIRGAIRGALKITVSEGIACNKLVSQIASKLNKPAAFKQVPLGGEIPFLHPLPNKWLPGVGPTTATKLNAAGLIRIGHIAKTPLDLLQLLMGNMARSLKEFADGIDERPLIQESEPAKSYGHQETFGVDQTDEEFIEATLKRMADSLMAQVRADDKTIRTLTVKVRYNDMAEDQAGESLLEPTDLETDIYGRIRVLMKQAWRRRVSLRMVSLRLSNVYSGIFRAELALERSAEQHEAKRRLASAVDQLRQSRGKQVILRGHDFQLREASPDYKAVKSRVLASAPRRQVATRVKVKHYLPLNMHSYYSFLNSTLSVEGVVNLARRYELPAVALTDDGNLHGAAEFVLAAKKAGIKPVLGVRVKVGGIPALFYVENTKGYHNLCHLLSAPKELTARELEGRTEGLLAVSYNRLLAPFFPGRFYFAVNSREAMRDAPREWPCVAALACRYAVPGDRWKYDVVQSIRTLTLLKQEHPEKIMGGQLHFRSPMEMQRMFGEHPELLVNTNEIAERCSFEFPFGPPQFPAFATRDGLSSKALLRKLVMDGLEKRYKDRAEKHRKQVEEELSIIEEVGYEEYFLVMWDILQSCKKEGIEWITRGSAADSLVCYCLEISGVCPIRFELYFRRFLNKDRMALNKLPDIDVDFPHDRKDDVIDLIFKKYGEEKTAIVGGFSTYQARGAVADVAKVLGVSEFQIRRFTERIPHTAAIGLTEILKEHQECGDLPLEEDPYKSALEMAEFLDGFPRYAKMHPCGLVLSRQPMHELTPTFIANKGYPTTHYDMDAVEMIGLIKMDVLAQGGLAVMRDMDEGLRQRGIQFDLAALEPWEDKRVWEMISGGGARAVHHIESPAMVSLCRMCNVSEIDGLIAIVSVIRPGAANEQKKVKFTRRYQGMEPPSYPHPSLEACLKSTHGLVVYEEHILQICEAFAGLPPGRADVLRRALNKYKQETIEEIRQEFIASARARGHAEENIQEVWELASGFEGYAFCKAHSTAYGIEAYQSAWLKLNYPVEFMAAVLSNGKGFYDPLVYVLECHRLGLQLLPPCVSEPGPHFVPTEKFIRVPIRYIKGLTAKTNERILKEHQQRLFESLNDFYRRVGASGEEMELLLRVGAFDRFGKKRTEQFWECQFLKRAYGASMDLKQGWLLPPPGMEQLPEMQLEEPSRREQLQWEAELFGFPVSGHPLELHEEIAWETYCSVDKLGDHIGEEVILCGLIIEQRMHHQTTGELMKFLTLADWTGIIETELFARTYRSYGLATVRYPVLEVTATVEPYENGRGHSLRVHRAGKPRLKAVKTTV from the coding sequence ATGAGGGCTACCGAGGGAGAAATGAGAGCGCGGGCGATTGTCCACCTGGATGCGGACGCGTTCTTTGCTTCAGTGGAGCAGGCGGCGGATGCGCGATTGCGGGGCAAGGCCATGGCGGTGGGAGGAGAAAAGCGCGGCATCATTGCCTCGGCTTCCTATGAGGCGCGGAAGTTTGGTGTTTACACGCCGATGCCGACTGTGCGGGCGCGCAAGCTGTGTCCGAAGCTGATCATCGTGCCGGGAGATTTCGAGAAGTATGAGCGATTTTCCCGCTGGATGTTTTCGTACGCGTACGATTTCACACCTGAGGTGGAGATCAGTTCGATTGATGAAGGTTACTTCGATTTGACCGGGGCGCGGAAATCGCCATTAGAGATAGCGGAGATCATTCGCGGGGCCATCAGGGGGGCATTAAAAATCACGGTGAGCGAGGGAATCGCCTGCAACAAGCTGGTGAGCCAGATTGCTTCCAAGCTGAACAAGCCGGCAGCGTTCAAACAGGTGCCGTTGGGAGGTGAGATTCCATTTTTGCATCCGCTGCCAAACAAATGGCTGCCGGGCGTGGGACCGACGACCGCGACAAAGTTGAATGCGGCCGGGTTGATCAGAATTGGGCATATTGCGAAAACCCCGTTGGATTTATTGCAGTTGCTGATGGGGAACATGGCGCGAAGCCTGAAGGAGTTTGCCGATGGGATTGATGAGCGGCCATTAATACAGGAGAGCGAACCGGCGAAGTCGTACGGTCATCAAGAAACGTTTGGTGTGGACCAGACCGATGAGGAATTCATCGAGGCGACGTTGAAACGGATGGCGGACAGCTTGATGGCGCAGGTGCGGGCTGATGACAAGACCATTCGCACACTCACCGTGAAGGTGCGTTACAACGACATGGCCGAGGATCAGGCAGGCGAGAGCCTGCTGGAGCCGACGGATTTGGAGACGGATATTTATGGCCGGATACGGGTGTTAATGAAACAAGCGTGGCGGCGGCGGGTGAGTTTGCGAATGGTGTCGCTGCGGCTTTCGAATGTTTACAGCGGAATATTCCGCGCGGAATTGGCGTTGGAACGATCGGCGGAACAACATGAGGCGAAGAGACGGCTCGCAAGCGCGGTGGATCAGTTGCGGCAGAGTCGCGGCAAGCAGGTGATTTTGCGCGGACACGATTTCCAATTGCGCGAGGCGAGTCCCGATTACAAAGCTGTGAAGAGCCGGGTGCTGGCCTCAGCTCCCAGACGGCAAGTGGCAACGCGAGTGAAGGTGAAGCATTACCTGCCGTTGAACATGCACAGCTATTACTCCTTTTTGAATTCCACGCTATCGGTTGAAGGGGTGGTGAACCTGGCGCGACGTTATGAATTGCCCGCAGTGGCGTTGACTGATGACGGGAATTTGCATGGTGCGGCTGAATTTGTGTTGGCGGCGAAAAAGGCGGGAATCAAACCGGTATTGGGGGTGCGTGTGAAGGTGGGCGGCATCCCGGCGTTGTTCTACGTGGAAAACACGAAGGGCTATCACAACCTGTGCCACCTGCTCTCGGCGCCGAAGGAGCTGACTGCGCGGGAACTGGAGGGAAGGACAGAAGGTTTGCTGGCGGTGAGTTATAATCGACTGCTTGCACCGTTTTTTCCCGGGCGATTTTATTTTGCCGTGAACTCGCGTGAAGCAATGCGAGACGCGCCGCGTGAATGGCCGTGTGTGGCAGCACTGGCCTGTCGTTATGCGGTGCCGGGAGACCGGTGGAAGTATGACGTGGTGCAATCGATTCGCACGCTGACGTTATTGAAGCAGGAACATCCGGAGAAAATCATGGGTGGGCAGTTGCATTTTCGTTCGCCCATGGAAATGCAGAGAATGTTTGGGGAACATCCGGAGTTATTGGTGAATACGAATGAGATTGCGGAACGTTGCTCGTTTGAATTTCCATTTGGGCCGCCACAGTTCCCGGCGTTTGCGACACGGGATGGATTATCGTCAAAAGCATTATTGCGCAAATTGGTGATGGACGGATTGGAGAAGCGCTATAAGGACCGGGCGGAGAAGCATCGAAAGCAGGTGGAAGAGGAGTTGAGTATCATCGAGGAGGTGGGTTATGAGGAATATTTCCTGGTGATGTGGGACATTTTGCAGAGTTGCAAAAAGGAAGGAATCGAATGGATCACGCGCGGAAGTGCGGCGGATTCGTTGGTCTGTTATTGCCTGGAGATTAGCGGGGTTTGTCCGATCCGGTTTGAGCTTTATTTTCGGCGTTTTCTTAACAAGGACCGGATGGCGTTGAACAAGCTGCCAGACATCGACGTGGATTTTCCCCATGACCGGAAGGATGATGTCATTGATTTAATTTTCAAAAAGTATGGGGAGGAGAAGACTGCAATCGTCGGCGGGTTTTCGACTTATCAAGCGCGTGGCGCCGTTGCGGATGTGGCGAAGGTATTGGGCGTTTCGGAATTTCAGATCAGGCGGTTCACTGAGCGCATTCCGCATACGGCAGCGATTGGCTTGACGGAGATTTTGAAGGAACACCAGGAATGCGGTGACCTGCCGTTGGAGGAGGACCCTTACAAATCGGCATTGGAGATGGCGGAGTTTTTGGATGGATTTCCGCGCTATGCAAAGATGCATCCGTGCGGGCTGGTGTTGTCGCGACAACCGATGCATGAGTTGACGCCAACGTTTATCGCGAACAAGGGGTATCCCACGACGCATTACGATATGGATGCGGTGGAGATGATCGGGTTGATCAAGATGGATGTGTTGGCGCAGGGTGGGTTGGCAGTCATGCGCGACATGGATGAGGGGTTGAGGCAGCGAGGGATTCAATTTGATTTGGCAGCGCTGGAACCGTGGGAAGATAAACGTGTCTGGGAAATGATTTCCGGTGGTGGAGCGCGGGCGGTGCATCATATCGAGAGTCCGGCGATGGTGAGTTTGTGTCGCATGTGCAACGTGAGTGAGATTGACGGGTTGATAGCGATTGTGAGCGTGATCCGGCCCGGGGCGGCGAACGAGCAGAAGAAGGTGAAGTTCACGCGGCGTTATCAAGGGATGGAGCCGCCCAGTTATCCGCATCCGTCACTTGAAGCATGTTTGAAAAGCACCCATGGGTTGGTGGTGTATGAGGAACATATTCTGCAGATTTGTGAAGCCTTTGCAGGGTTGCCGCCGGGTCGCGCGGATGTATTGCGTCGGGCATTAAACAAGTATAAGCAGGAAACCATTGAGGAGATTCGCCAGGAATTTATTGCGTCGGCGCGGGCGCGGGGACATGCGGAAGAGAACATCCAGGAAGTGTGGGAACTGGCGAGTGGATTTGAAGGTTACGCATTTTGCAAGGCGCATAGCACAGCGTATGGCATCGAGGCTTATCAATCCGCCTGGCTGAAGTTGAATTACCCGGTGGAATTCATGGCGGCGGTGCTTTCCAACGGGAAGGGGTTTTACGATCCGCTGGTGTATGTGCTGGAGTGTCATCGATTGGGTCTCCAACTGCTGCCGCCGTGCGTGAGCGAGCCCGGACCACATTTTGTCCCGACGGAAAAGTTTATTCGTGTGCCGATTCGTTATATCAAAGGACTGACGGCGAAGACCAATGAGCGAATTTTGAAAGAGCACCAGCAGAGGCTGTTTGAATCGTTGAATGATTTTTATCGACGAGTGGGGGCTTCCGGTGAAGAGATGGAGTTATTGTTGCGTGTGGGGGCATTTGATCGGTTTGGAAAAAAGCGAACAGAACAATTTTGGGAGTGCCAGTTTTTGAAGCGCGCCTATGGGGCATCGATGGATTTGAAGCAAGGATGGTTGCTGCCGCCGCCGGGGATGGAGCAATTGCCCGAGATGCAATTGGAAGAGCCGTCCCGGCGTGAGCAGTTGCAATGGGAGGCGGAGTTGTTCGGATTCCCGGTGAGCGGGCATCCATTGGAATTACATGAAGAGATTGCGTGGGAGACTTATTGTTCCGTGGATAAATTGGGCGATCATATTGGCGAGGAAGTGATTCTGTGTGGGTTGATCATCGAGCAACGGATGCATCATCAGACCACCGGCGAGCTGATGAAGTTCCTGACCCTGGCCGATTGGACGGGGATTATAGAGACAGAACTATTTGCCAGGACCTATCGCAGTTATGGGTTGGCAACCGTGCGGTACCCGGTTCTCGAGGTGACCGCGACCGTGGAACCATATGAGAATGGACGCGGGCATTCGTTGCGGGTGCATCGAGCGGGAAAGCCGCGGTTAAAAGCGGTTAAAACGACCGTTTAA
- a CDS encoding HlyD family secretion protein, with protein MNDEAKPHRPEASRPSDKDERRPSFFKRPGVIIVFAVLLGIVSYFGLHYYINSKAHESTDDAFIEADVISMAPKVAGQVIELHATDNRLVNQGDLLLRIDPRDYEAKVKEKNAALKSSETGLTTAKSRLEVARSALTAAEANRAQLEAQANAAKAEATKAESDLERNKELLARKTISPQEFDTFRATAKTTAANYEAARQRVAAGESQVNQSRAELTAAQIAIETANADIKLAQASLQTAELNLSYTHIQAPLTAYVTRRAVDVGSYLQIGQNIMALVPTNIYVVANFKENQLHYMRPGQAVEIDVSAYPHQPYRGHVDSIQQGSGARFSLLPPENAVGNFVKVVQRVPVKILFDEPLNPKLVFGPGMSVEPSVRVRNIYLSPILLLFIAIIVTLVIAWLGLRWAVRSRNKETQETEPGEVHHAPAKA; from the coding sequence ATGAATGACGAGGCCAAGCCGCATCGGCCAGAAGCATCAAGGCCATCGGATAAGGACGAACGGCGCCCCTCTTTCTTCAAACGACCCGGGGTTATCATCGTTTTCGCCGTTCTCCTCGGCATCGTCTCCTATTTCGGCCTGCACTATTACATAAATTCAAAAGCTCATGAATCCACCGACGATGCCTTCATCGAAGCTGATGTTATCTCCATGGCTCCAAAGGTCGCCGGCCAGGTAATCGAGCTCCATGCAACAGATAACCGTCTGGTGAATCAAGGCGACCTGCTGCTCAGGATCGATCCGCGCGATTATGAAGCGAAGGTGAAAGAAAAAAATGCCGCCCTGAAATCGTCTGAAACGGGTCTGACCACCGCTAAATCCAGGCTGGAAGTCGCCCGCTCTGCCCTGACTGCCGCCGAGGCCAATCGCGCTCAATTGGAGGCTCAGGCGAACGCTGCCAAGGCTGAAGCCACCAAAGCTGAATCGGATCTGGAACGAAATAAGGAGCTGCTTGCGCGCAAAACCATTTCGCCTCAGGAGTTCGATACATTCCGCGCTACGGCAAAGACCACGGCAGCGAACTACGAGGCCGCCCGACAGAGGGTCGCCGCCGGGGAATCCCAGGTAAACCAGTCGCGTGCCGAACTCACCGCTGCTCAAATCGCCATTGAGACTGCGAACGCAGACATAAAGCTGGCACAAGCCAGCCTTCAAACCGCTGAGTTGAATCTCTCTTACACCCATATTCAGGCCCCGCTCACTGCGTATGTGACTCGAAGGGCCGTGGACGTTGGCTCTTACCTTCAAATCGGCCAAAACATTATGGCACTGGTGCCCACCAATATTTACGTGGTCGCCAACTTCAAGGAAAACCAGCTCCATTACATGCGGCCTGGCCAGGCTGTTGAAATCGATGTCAGTGCCTATCCCCATCAACCTTATCGCGGACACGTCGACAGCATTCAACAAGGCAGCGGCGCTCGCTTCAGTCTCCTCCCCCCGGAAAATGCCGTCGGCAACTTCGTAAAAGTTGTGCAACGCGTTCCAGTAAAGATTCTCTTCGATGAACCTTTGAATCCAAAACTGGTGTTCGGCCCAGGCATGTCGGTCGAACCCAGCGTCAGGGTGCGAAATATTTATTTATCGCCCATCCTTTTGTTATTCATTGCAATCATTGTGACGCTCGTCATTGCCTGGCTCGGCCTGCGCTGGGCCGTCAGGTCCCGAAATAAGGAGACGCAGGAAACTGAGCCGGGAGAAGTTCACCATGCCCCCGCAAAAGCCTGA